A genomic segment from Lytechinus variegatus isolate NC3 chromosome 10, Lvar_3.0, whole genome shotgun sequence encodes:
- the LOC121422499 gene encoding uncharacterized protein LOC121422499 has protein sequence MAVSLGDIKAKRSQAVAPRSLFGTVIEVTNEDDIQHAKSLPVPQRHVKKDKLTNFMAPEAKGLMKKELAEVERQVHKARFAENDLKEASHLALTFQPNPDTIKTGIPDGALTFQPKNKYAPYKHDIKLHSRDISLTEHFNKPMGLDANPDYNYERYRRPYTNGQFQQAGTILGKGGAFQKRDDESKSMRETFPPTTRRVRKAPSPGIKPGHRAFPNDTIPDNIRFLHGEDLCKEVAKSPEILQKATTPPSKRIPGPLITAKFPPVKTSIPSETDPMYAALGTSLKQDIFNGVPYSHLKSLYKSSYTQNIHDKSDEAFPPKFAIQRNADSKWNEDGVIRMKLYKAWDAMMAERLQAKGGGAS, from the exons ATGGCAGTTTCTTTGGGTGATATCAAAGCTAAGCGCTCCCAAGCCGTTGCTCCAAGGAGTTTGTTTGGTACAGTGATCGAAGTCACAAATGAAGATGACATCCAACATGCCAAATCACTTCCTGTGCCTCAAAGGCATGTCAAGAAGGACAAGCTCACCAACTTCATGGCTCCAGAAGCCAAAGGGTTAATGAAGAAGGAACTGGCAGAGGTGGAGAGGCAGGTCCATAAGGCTAGATTTGCTGAGAATGATCTCAAAGAGGCCTCTCATCTTGCACTCACCTTTCAACCAAACCCTGATACCATTAAGACTGGAATCCCAGACGGCGCACTGACCTTCCAACCAAAAAACAAGTATGCTCCATACAAGCATGATATCAAGCTCCATTCTCGGGACATTTCCCTGACAGAACACTTCAACAAGCCGATGGGACTCGATGCAAACCCAGACTATAATTATGAGCGTTACCGTAGGCCATATACCAATGGTCAATTCCAACAGGCAGGAACTATCCTCGGCAAAGGGGGTGCCTTTCAGAAGCGAGATGATGAGTCAAAGAGCATGCGTGAAACTTTTCCTCCCACCACAAGACGTGTTCGAAAGGCGCCTAGCCCAGGCATTAAGCCAGGACACCGTGCATTCCCTAATGACACAATCCCAGACAATATTCGCTTTCTACACGGGGAGGACCTATGCAAAGAAGTGGCCAAGAGCCCAGAGATTCTGCAGAAGGCCACCACACCTCCATCTAAACGCATCCCCGGTCCGCTAATCACGGCAAAGTTTCCTCCAGTAAAGACCAGCATTCCTTCTGAAACTGATCCAATGTATGCGGCCCTTGGCACCTCCTTGAAGCAGGACATTTTTAATGGAGTACCATACAGTCATTTGAAGAGTCTTTACAAGAGTTCATACACACAGAACATCCATGACAAGTCTGATGAGGCCTTTCCTCCCAAGTTTGCCATACAGAGGAATGCAGACA GTAAATGGAACGAGGATGGTGTAATCAGGATGAAGCTTTACAAAGCTTGGGATGCCATGATGGCAGAGAGATTACAGGCCAAGGGAGGTGGAGCATCCTAG